In bacterium, a single genomic region encodes these proteins:
- a CDS encoding response regulator transcription factor, producing MNKITILLADDHPIVRSGLRSLLSSQPEFEIIGEAENGEEAIEAIKRLKPAIALLDISMPKLSGTEAAKIISQKYSHTKVIILTMIEEEAYIGKVIEAGAYAYLLKDSGNDEIIKAIHRVVQGEKYFSQSAYDLIGRQFSKKNIKSKDVENDNVINTLTAREKEILGLIAEGLNSQQIAKKLFLSPRTIETHRSNLMHKLRIHTATGLVRFAIENKIV from the coding sequence ATGAATAAAATTACAATTTTATTGGCTGACGATCATCCGATCGTGCGGAGCGGGCTCCGTTCCTTATTGAGTAGTCAACCTGAATTTGAAATCATAGGCGAAGCAGAAAATGGAGAAGAAGCCATTGAAGCGATAAAACGATTGAAACCGGCCATTGCTTTACTAGATATCTCAATGCCAAAATTATCCGGAACGGAAGCTGCCAAAATCATTTCGCAAAAATACTCTCATACGAAGGTGATTATTCTTACGATGATTGAAGAAGAAGCCTATATCGGCAAAGTCATTGAAGCCGGCGCCTACGCATATTTGCTAAAAGATTCTGGGAATGATGAAATCATCAAAGCCATTCATCGGGTAGTTCAAGGTGAGAAATATTTCAGCCAAAGCGCTTATGATCTGATAGGACGTCAGTTTTCAAAAAAAAATATTAAAAGCAAAGATGTAGAAAATGACAATGTAATTAACACACTCACTGCACGTGAAAAAGAAATTCTTGGCTTAATTGCAGAAGGATTAAATTCTCAGCAAATAGCCAAAAAACTTTTTTTAAGTCCGCGAACGATTGAAACGCATCGTTCGAATCTGATGCACAAACTCCGCATTCATACCGCTACCGGCCTTGTTCGTTTTGCTATCGAGAATAAGATCGTGTGA
- the ruvC gene encoding crossover junction endodeoxyribonuclease RuvC produces MIILGIDPGTQLLGFGIISYEKNRLSYLASGYLELPANLSLPLKLNEIYNNLDRLIKKYKPKELAIENVFVHQNVKSALKLGHARGIAILAGVHHNLKINEYSPKEMKMAVVGNGNASKVQVRFMVSKLLQLSREPSLDESDALGLAVCHAHRMKSPRSSIKSWTEYVKQHPEMIKK; encoded by the coding sequence ATGATTATTCTTGGCATCGATCCCGGTACACAATTACTTGGTTTTGGAATTATTTCTTATGAAAAAAATCGACTCTCCTATTTAGCCAGTGGATATCTTGAACTTCCGGCCAACCTCTCTCTCCCCCTGAAACTGAATGAAATATATAACAATCTTGATCGGCTCATTAAAAAATATAAGCCCAAAGAGCTGGCTATTGAGAACGTTTTTGTTCATCAAAACGTTAAATCGGCTCTGAAATTGGGCCACGCACGCGGTATTGCAATACTTGCAGGCGTTCATCACAATTTGAAAATCAATGAATACTCCCCCAAAGAAATGAAAATGGCCGTCGTAGGCAATGGGAATGCTTCTAAGGTACAGGTTCGATTTATGGTTAGTAAACTGTTACAATTAAGTCGTGAACCTTCGCTGGATGAATCAGATGCATTAGGACTTGCCGTATGCCATGCACATAGGATGAAATCACCACGATCCTCTATAAAAAGCTGGACGGAATATGTCAAACAACATCCTGAAATGATAAAAAAGTAA
- a CDS encoding DUF2520 domain-containing protein, with translation MNLKIGLIGAGAVAYGIADAILLSGLSIKAIVSRNKSHAQRLAKRIGIKKFGTNYQLLDDCNFVITAASDISLKKIAKEVSHVAFRSNSVTMVHTSGSLTSDILQPAKSNAHADVTIASMHPMQTFLLRSTRRKKMRENTYFGIEGEKKALKNINHFVRQIKAKTILVPKSYKSLYHIGGIMASNFVVALLYEIQKLYNNLDWNEKQTLAVVLPLMQATIANVQAHGTVSSLTGPASRKDITTIRSHIKILSKKSHEIARLYRYLTDICLKITLNKS, from the coding sequence ATGAATTTGAAAATCGGGCTGATCGGAGCCGGCGCTGTTGCGTATGGAATCGCCGATGCCATACTTTTGAGCGGCCTTTCGATTAAAGCCATCGTGAGCCGTAATAAATCGCATGCACAGCGTTTGGCCAAACGCATTGGAATTAAAAAATTTGGTACGAATTATCAATTACTCGATGATTGTAATTTTGTGATTACAGCCGCCTCCGATATATCATTGAAAAAAATAGCAAAAGAAGTATCCCATGTTGCTTTCAGATCAAATTCCGTTACAATGGTTCATACTTCCGGCAGCTTGACATCAGACATTTTACAACCGGCAAAATCTAACGCCCATGCTGATGTGACGATCGCATCGATGCATCCCATGCAAACGTTCTTGTTGCGATCAACTCGCAGAAAAAAAATGCGTGAAAATACTTATTTTGGAATTGAAGGAGAAAAAAAAGCGTTAAAAAATATAAACCACTTCGTCAGGCAAATTAAAGCCAAAACCATTTTAGTTCCAAAAAGCTATAAATCTTTATATCACATCGGTGGAATTATGGCTTCTAATTTTGTGGTGGCTTTACTGTACGAAATTCAAAAATTATACAATAACTTAGATTGGAATGAAAAACAAACACTGGCAGTAGTATTACCATTAATGCAAGCAACCATTGCTAATGTACAAGCGCATGGAACGGTGTCTTCACTTACGGGACCGGCCTCGCGCAAAGATATAACAACCATACGGTCTCACATTAAGATTTTATCTAAGAAATCACATGAAATTGCAAGACTATATAGATATTTAACTGATATTTGTTTAAAAATTACTTTAAATAAGTCATGA
- a CDS encoding DUF2203 domain-containing protein, producing MPQYLHNRHFTVDEARSVLKSIRPKIEEMLQLRARLTELNYDIYKHAYFGGRGPNGSRYHPDELEALVCILRDLELKGVLIKSIEEGLIDFPHVRENGEEVYLCWKIGEENIDYWHSIADGFQGRRSIDHL from the coding sequence ATGCCTCAGTATCTGCACAATCGTCATTTTACCGTTGACGAAGCACGATCTGTTCTTAAATCCATTAGACCGAAAATCGAAGAAATGTTGCAGTTGAGGGCGCGGCTTACTGAATTAAATTATGATATATATAAACATGCTTACTTTGGTGGACGCGGTCCCAACGGATCACGGTATCATCCTGATGAGTTAGAAGCATTGGTTTGTATTTTACGCGATCTTGAACTCAAAGGCGTTTTAATAAAAAGTATCGAGGAGGGTTTGATCGATTTTCCACATGTCCGAGAGAACGGAGAAGAGGTTTATTTATGCTGGAAAATCGGAGAGGAGAACATCGACTACTGGCATTCTATTGCCGACGGATTTCAAGGACGCAGGTCGATTGACCATCTGTAA
- a CDS encoding HD domain-containing protein → MESKKSKSGGKTTVVMTSRRDADLFDKFADLDYLEKKFDEYVARYKLSKREKFLILKAFDFAKLAHNGQLRDEGVPYISHPIRVANILMDEVAVMKGDMICAALLHDVIEDCDITLRELKNNFNDRIAQMVKTLSKDPSLENHKKVYYETIVKSDDEVKLIKVCDRLDNLRSLRFSHNKTRIRRYIRETEKKYLPLAEAKSSYIFREMKHEVVVLKGRLK, encoded by the coding sequence GTGGAGTCCAAAAAAAGTAAATCCGGCGGTAAAACGACGGTCGTTATGACGTCGCGTCGAGACGCGGATCTTTTTGATAAATTTGCCGATCTTGATTACCTCGAAAAAAAATTTGACGAGTACGTTGCACGGTACAAATTATCCAAACGAGAAAAATTTCTCATTCTCAAGGCATTTGACTTTGCCAAATTAGCTCATAATGGGCAATTACGTGACGAAGGTGTGCCCTATATCAGCCATCCGATCCGTGTAGCTAATATTTTAATGGATGAAGTCGCCGTGATGAAAGGTGATATGATCTGTGCGGCATTACTCCATGATGTTATTGAAGATTGTGATATTACTCTGCGCGAATTAAAAAATAATTTCAACGATCGCATTGCTCAGATGGTTAAAACATTGAGCAAAGATCCGTCTCTTGAAAACCATAAAAAAGTTTATTATGAAACGATCGTCAAATCCGATGATGAGGTTAAACTCATTAAAGTATGTGATCGCCTGGATAATTTAAGATCATTGCGTTTTTCACATAATAAAACTCGTATCCGCCGCTATATCCGTGAAACCGAAAAAAAATATTTACCGCTAGCCGAAGCAAAAAGTTCCTATATTTTCAGGGAAATGAAACATGAAGTTGTTGTGCTCAAAGGCCGCTTGAAATAG
- a CDS encoding 2,3-bisphosphoglycerate-independent phosphoglycerate mutase, with product MTHNELIKSLIQKTDSKIILIVMDGLGGIRTKEHRKTELESANIPNMNQLAKESVCGRIMPVSYGITPGSGPAHFSLFGYNPTDNNIQIGRGVLEALGLDMKLQAGDVATRCNFATIDGNGLLTDRRAGRIPTEECVRLCELLKKNIQKIDDVEVIIKAGEQYRFVVVFRGKNLDGYIDDTDPQVTGVKSLHANPRSESSKRMAQIADKFIALAGQVLKSEPKANAVLMRGFSVLPHVPSMKERYDLTAACIASYPLYRGVASVVGMDVLTTGMEIKDEFETLKTHWSQYDFFFLHVKKTDSYGEDGNPEGKIKIMEEVDRFIPMVLDLKPDVIMITGDHSTPPPMKSHSWHPVPFLLHSKVCGIDDAGAFNELECTKGQLSNFPSYYIMEMALANAGKLKKFGA from the coding sequence ATGACACACAATGAACTCATCAAAAGTTTGATCCAAAAAACTGATTCAAAAATTATCCTGATAGTTATGGATGGTCTTGGCGGTATTCGGACGAAAGAACATCGCAAAACCGAATTAGAATCAGCTAATATTCCAAATATGAATCAACTGGCCAAAGAATCCGTTTGCGGACGTATTATGCCGGTTTCATATGGTATTACGCCTGGGAGCGGGCCTGCGCATTTTTCATTATTTGGTTATAATCCGACCGATAATAATATCCAAATTGGTCGTGGTGTGCTGGAAGCGCTCGGTTTAGATATGAAACTGCAAGCCGGCGATGTTGCAACACGGTGTAATTTTGCTACGATAGATGGGAACGGACTTCTAACGGATAGGCGCGCCGGAAGGATTCCAACCGAAGAATGTGTTCGCCTCTGTGAACTCTTAAAAAAAAATATCCAAAAAATAGATGATGTTGAAGTCATTATTAAAGCGGGCGAGCAATACCGTTTTGTTGTCGTTTTTCGAGGAAAAAATCTCGACGGATATATCGATGATACGGACCCGCAAGTTACAGGTGTCAAATCGCTTCACGCCAATCCGCGTTCCGAATCATCGAAGCGCATGGCACAAATTGCGGATAAATTTATTGCTCTGGCCGGTCAAGTTTTAAAAAGTGAGCCTAAAGCCAATGCTGTTTTGATGCGGGGATTTTCAGTACTGCCGCACGTGCCCAGCATGAAAGAACGATACGATCTAACTGCTGCATGTATTGCAAGCTATCCATTGTATCGCGGTGTAGCTAGCGTAGTGGGGATGGATGTTTTGACTACTGGAATGGAAATCAAAGACGAATTTGAAACGTTAAAAACTCATTGGTCCCAATACGATTTTTTCTTTTTGCATGTTAAAAAGACGGATTCGTACGGAGAAGACGGAAATCCGGAAGGTAAAATCAAAATTATGGAAGAGGTCGATCGCTTTATTCCGATGGTTCTTGATCTCAAACCCGATGTCATAATGATAACCGGCGACCATTCAACGCCTCCTCCGATGAAAAGCCATAGTTGGCATCCGGTGCCATTCTTATTGCATTCAAAAGTGTGTGGAATCGATGATGCCGGCGCTTTTAATGAATTAGAATGCACCAAAGGCCAACTCAGTAATTTTCCTTCATACTATATTATGGAAATGGCCCTGGCCAATGCCGGTAAACTGAAAAAATTTGGAGCCTGA
- a CDS encoding CHAD domain-containing protein — protein MTTRFQQWKLQFERIKRRQTLSAVHDFRVATRRLRAAITIFSPYLNKHSSVPFDQFKKFARLCGIARDLDVTIEHIAAYLPKISIREQKGVQYFLESYRTKRRQEGLKITDQFSNANIDLIENVFNETIKLSIMTAPELPDLRALSRQVIGSKIMAVYEFDVVCRRPLEISALHEMRIAVKHLRYVLEVFDNCFDKKLRPFIDTCKLLQDQLGSIHDGDVMIEALRSAIKKFSKSHLNTWLSLIQTVETIDETKILIDSYKQIKVQDVIPGLIKLSVLRMNERVHAYNNFIKFWSQYSIGFKEELQNNIENGLS, from the coding sequence TTGACGACTCGGTTTCAACAATGGAAATTGCAGTTTGAACGTATCAAGCGCCGTCAGACTTTAAGCGCTGTTCATGATTTCAGAGTAGCAACCCGAAGATTGCGTGCGGCAATAACCATCTTTTCTCCTTATCTTAACAAACATTCGTCGGTGCCTTTTGATCAGTTTAAAAAATTTGCACGTCTGTGCGGTATAGCACGCGATCTGGATGTTACAATTGAACATATTGCAGCGTATCTTCCTAAAATCAGTATCCGTGAACAAAAAGGAGTCCAGTATTTTTTAGAAAGTTACCGCACAAAACGTCGGCAAGAGGGACTCAAAATTACTGATCAATTTTCCAATGCAAATATTGATCTCATTGAAAATGTTTTTAACGAAACTATTAAGCTGTCGATCATGACGGCGCCGGAATTACCTGATTTACGCGCACTTTCACGACAGGTAATCGGATCAAAGATAATGGCTGTGTATGAATTTGATGTTGTATGCAGGCGTCCGCTAGAGATCAGTGCATTGCACGAGATGAGAATAGCAGTCAAACATCTGCGCTATGTTTTGGAAGTATTCGATAATTGTTTTGATAAAAAGCTCCGTCCTTTTATTGATACGTGTAAGCTTTTGCAGGATCAATTAGGTTCTATTCATGACGGAGATGTTATGATTGAAGCGTTGCGGTCAGCGATAAAGAAATTTTCTAAATCTCATTTGAATACATGGCTGTCGTTGATCCAAACAGTTGAAACAATTGATGAAACAAAAATATTGATCGATTCATACAAGCAAATCAAAGTGCAAGATGTCATTCCCGGCCTCATCAAGCTGTCGGTCCTTCGTATGAATGAACGTGTTCACGCTTACAATAATTTTATAAAATTTTGGAGCCAATATTCTATCGGATTCAAGGAAGAACTTCAGAATAATATTGAGAACGGATTGTCATGA
- the sixA gene encoding phosphohistidine phosphatase SixA → MNIYLLRHGIAADIGPGIKSDFERPLTEEGNKEMRLEAKGMKNLGIQFTKILASPLIRAKQTAEVVTEILDCRGKLQECKALGIPASRSHLLDDLKQFNFEDEILLVGHEPEMGYLAGFFIGNLKLRLPFKKGSLCKIEISHLQPSPMGEIKWFLTPKQLKLIGK, encoded by the coding sequence ATGAATATTTACCTGTTACGGCATGGAATTGCTGCAGACATCGGACCAGGAATCAAATCAGATTTTGAAAGACCCCTTACTGAAGAAGGCAATAAAGAAATGCGCCTTGAGGCAAAAGGAATGAAAAATCTTGGAATTCAGTTTACGAAAATTTTGGCAAGTCCGTTGATTCGAGCCAAACAAACAGCAGAAGTCGTGACTGAAATTCTTGATTGCAGAGGAAAGCTTCAGGAATGCAAAGCATTGGGCATTCCGGCTTCACGTAGTCATTTACTTGATGATTTGAAACAGTTTAATTTTGAGGATGAAATCCTTTTGGTTGGACACGAACCTGAAATGGGATATCTGGCTGGATTTTTCATCGGTAATCTTAAATTGCGTCTTCCATTCAAAAAAGGAAGCTTATGTAAAATTGAAATTTCGCATCTCCAACCCAGCCCGATGGGTGAAATAAAATGGTTTCTGACTCCGAAACAATTAAAACTGATAGGTAAGTAA
- a CDS encoding Ppx/GppA family phosphatase, whose product MNLASRLITHRKKNNTYLAAIDIGTNSFHLVVVEILADGKFKIIDRAKENVRLGHGGKDMKLISPEAMQRGVAALKRYAGIAQSFNAPIRAVATSAVREALNQAEFVKRIHDATGIDVEIVSGVEEARLIYLGILQALPVFDNQILMIDIGGGSVEYLIGKRGEAVLSNSLKLGHIRLTERFFKRDSLREKDIETCREHIRGFLSSLSREMRAYKYDFAIGSSGTIQNVANMIKGLRGEILNTQLNNFSFTRDELSEIVKMILKAKTPKDRLKIRGLDPKRADVIVAGAMVLEESFKALRIKRLTVSEFALREGIIYDYLQNRIYQGDHAHHLANIRYKSVQRLSELFHNDAKHAEHTVRIALSLFDQLKSLHKLGEREREFLEYATILHEIGFFVSHAQHHRHSYYLIRNSELSGFTDHEKEIIANIARYHRKSHPKTKHEGFAALAPKDQLLVRKLSGLLRIADGLDRTHNGVVASVKCKIEPRRVILIVRSGVNLELEMWAVNMKKGLFEEVFHKQIILKSY is encoded by the coding sequence ATGAATTTGGCCAGCCGTTTAATAACACATCGGAAAAAAAATAATACCTACTTGGCCGCCATCGATATTGGAACAAATTCTTTTCATTTAGTGGTTGTAGAAATTTTGGCTGACGGCAAATTCAAGATTATTGACCGGGCAAAAGAAAATGTCCGGCTTGGTCATGGCGGCAAAGATATGAAATTAATTTCACCTGAAGCCATGCAGCGTGGCGTTGCGGCATTGAAGCGTTATGCCGGGATTGCGCAGTCTTTCAATGCGCCAATTCGGGCTGTGGCTACAAGTGCGGTGAGGGAAGCGCTGAACCAGGCGGAATTCGTCAAACGCATTCACGATGCCACCGGAATCGATGTCGAAATCGTATCGGGCGTCGAAGAAGCACGGTTGATCTATCTTGGAATTTTGCAGGCATTACCGGTATTCGATAACCAAATTTTGATGATCGATATTGGCGGCGGGAGCGTGGAATATCTTATTGGCAAACGCGGAGAAGCAGTGTTGTCGAACAGTCTGAAATTAGGACATATCCGGCTGACTGAGCGTTTTTTTAAGCGCGATAGTTTACGTGAAAAAGATATTGAAACTTGCCGGGAACACATACGTGGATTTCTATCATCATTGAGCCGTGAAATGCGCGCATACAAATATGATTTTGCCATTGGAAGTTCTGGAACTATACAAAATGTTGCCAATATGATTAAAGGCTTGCGTGGTGAAATTTTGAACACGCAATTAAACAATTTTTCGTTTACACGTGATGAATTGTCAGAAATTGTAAAAATGATCCTGAAGGCAAAAACACCTAAAGATCGATTAAAAATTCGAGGGCTTGATCCGAAAAGAGCCGACGTGATCGTTGCCGGTGCGATGGTGTTAGAAGAATCGTTTAAGGCTCTGCGAATTAAGCGCCTTACAGTGTCCGAGTTTGCACTGAGAGAAGGCATCATTTATGATTATTTACAAAATCGAATTTATCAAGGTGATCATGCACATCATTTAGCAAATATTCGTTATAAAAGTGTTCAACGTTTATCGGAGCTTTTTCACAATGACGCCAAACATGCTGAACATACCGTACGCATTGCTTTGTCACTATTCGATCAATTAAAATCTCTCCATAAACTGGGAGAACGAGAACGAGAATTCCTGGAGTATGCGACCATTTTGCACGAGATAGGTTTTTTCGTATCGCACGCACAGCACCATCGACACTCGTATTACCTGATTCGCAATTCTGAGCTTTCAGGTTTTACTGATCACGAAAAAGAGATCATAGCGAACATCGCGCGTTATCACCGAAAAAGCCATCCGAAAACCAAACATGAGGGGTTTGCAGCGCTTGCTCCAAAAGATCAATTGCTTGTGAGAAAACTTTCAGGCCTGCTCCGCATAGCCGATGGGCTGGACAGAACTCACAATGGCGTTGTTGCTTCCGTTAAATGTAAAATTGAGCCAAGAAGGGTAATTTTGATAGTACGATCGGGGGTTAATTTGGAATTGGAAATGTGGGCGGTAAATATGAAAAAAGGGCTATTCGAGGAAGTGTTTCATAAGCAAATCATTCTCAAATCATATTAA
- a CDS encoding FAM83 family protein: protein MANGNENLEQRVIDVINAAHQSIDLTSYELNSLNIVVALCRAHERGVRVRIIFDDEAAPKNNSELWKTARQLLEKRYKIPIMSDAGWPWVQSKANYYKGHRAQMHHKFLIADYLSPDSTDDVVITGSYNFTITGLVSMQNMIQVQSRALAKIYTEEFEIMWGGSSSVPDTSAARFHQYKNKVSSNRITLNGTMIDAYFTPMNLKAGKTSFLDLLADLVTKETQHDIKICAFSFSTGIEIDEAIKEKFDKKGLDLKAVFEPSLGKQYWSLYSAMTQNEKSKKPWEKKAEAYLAVEDRHLHHKYILIDAENPDTNDIPIVITGSLNFSKNANEVNDDNFLIIRDRKIVNQYLQEFYARFIRAKDSSKSIKASDEMDDGNIED, encoded by the coding sequence TTGGCAAACGGTAATGAAAACCTTGAGCAACGCGTAATCGATGTGATCAATGCGGCTCACCAAAGTATTGACCTGACTTCTTACGAATTAAACAGTTTGAATATAGTTGTAGCTTTGTGCAGAGCCCATGAACGTGGCGTACGAGTGCGAATCATATTTGATGATGAAGCTGCTCCAAAAAATAATTCCGAATTGTGGAAAACGGCGCGGCAATTATTAGAGAAACGATATAAAATTCCAATCATGAGCGATGCCGGTTGGCCGTGGGTACAATCCAAAGCCAACTATTACAAAGGACACCGTGCTCAAATGCATCATAAATTCCTCATCGCCGATTATCTTTCACCCGATTCGACAGATGATGTCGTTATTACAGGTTCTTATAATTTCACTATTACCGGCCTCGTAAGCATGCAAAATATGATTCAAGTTCAAAGCCGGGCCTTGGCGAAAATTTATACTGAAGAATTTGAGATCATGTGGGGCGGTTCATCATCGGTACCGGATACCAGTGCTGCCAGATTTCATCAATACAAAAACAAAGTTTCCAGTAATCGAATTACGCTCAATGGCACTATGATCGATGCGTATTTTACACCGATGAATTTGAAAGCAGGAAAAACCAGTTTTCTCGATTTATTGGCTGATCTGGTTACCAAAGAAACGCAACATGACATTAAAATTTGTGCATTTTCATTTAGTACGGGAATTGAAATCGATGAGGCGATCAAAGAAAAATTTGATAAGAAAGGCCTTGATCTTAAGGCCGTGTTTGAGCCGTCGTTGGGCAAGCAGTATTGGAGCTTGTATTCTGCAATGACACAAAACGAGAAATCAAAAAAACCATGGGAAAAAAAGGCCGAGGCCTATCTGGCCGTCGAAGACCGTCATTTACATCATAAATATATATTGATCGACGCTGAGAATCCCGATACCAATGATATTCCGATCGTCATTACGGGATCGTTAAATTTTAGCAAGAATGCCAATGAAGTTAACGATGATAATTTTCTTATTATAAGAGATCGGAAGATTGTGAATCAATATCTGCAGGAGTTCTATGCAAGGTTCATCCGCGCCAAAGATAGTTCAAAATCTATTAAAGCATCAGATGAGATGGATGACGGTAATATTGAAGATTAA
- the dnaK gene encoding molecular chaperone DnaK, whose product MAKGKVIGIDLGTTNSCVAIMEGGQPVVIANSEGGRTTPSIVAFTKAGERVIGNPAKRQSITNPKNTIFSIKRFMGRRFDEVTEERKKVPYEVISGDNNVARVKITDQVFSPPEISAMVLQKMKQTAEDYLGQKVTDAVITVPAYFNDAQRQATKDAGKIAGLNVLRILNEPTAAALAYGLDKKSNEKIAVYDLGGGTFDISILEIGDGVFEVLSTNGDTHLGGDDFDERVINWMADEFRSAESIDLRKDPMALQRLKDAAEKAKIELSSSMQTQINLPYITAVDSIPKHLDLTLTRAKFEQICDDLIQRTIGPVEQAMKDAGLKYSEIDEVILVGGSTRTPKIQELVQKLFGKEPHKGVNPDEVVAVGAAIQGAVLAGEVKDVLLLDVTPLSLGIETLGGVFTTMIPRNTTIPTKKSEIFSTAADSQTAVTIRVGQGERQMFADNREIGRFELIGIPPAPRGVPQIEVTFDIDANGILHVLAKDKATGKEQSIRIESSSGLNNDEIERMVNQAKEHAEEDRKRREKIDVKNQAENLAYQTEKNIKEFGDKVDADSKSKLEGEVQKLKDAIATDNTDTIKAATESLSKVWNDVSAKMYQAGAGAQQEQATGGNETNTQQGQKVEEADYEVVDDKDKK is encoded by the coding sequence ATGGCAAAAGGAAAAGTAATCGGAATTGACTTGGGAACGACCAATTCATGCGTGGCGATTATGGAGGGAGGTCAACCGGTCGTAATTGCAAATTCTGAAGGCGGACGTACGACGCCGTCCATCGTGGCTTTTACAAAAGCCGGTGAACGCGTTATCGGAAATCCCGCTAAGCGTCAATCGATCACCAACCCGAAAAATACAATTTTTTCGATCAAGCGTTTTATGGGACGGCGATTTGATGAAGTAACGGAAGAACGTAAAAAAGTCCCGTACGAAGTAATTTCCGGCGATAATAATGTCGCGCGGGTAAAGATTACGGATCAAGTGTTTTCACCGCCGGAAATTTCAGCGATGGTTCTTCAAAAAATGAAACAAACTGCTGAAGATTATTTGGGACAAAAAGTTACAGATGCCGTAATTACCGTTCCTGCTTATTTTAACGATGCACAGCGCCAAGCAACAAAAGATGCCGGCAAAATTGCCGGGCTTAATGTGTTGCGTATTCTCAATGAGCCTACGGCAGCTGCGCTGGCATATGGTCTCGATAAAAAATCAAATGAAAAAATTGCCGTGTATGACTTGGGCGGCGGTACTTTTGATATTTCGATTCTTGAAATCGGCGACGGAGTGTTTGAAGTATTATCGACGAACGGTGATACGCACTTGGGAGGCGATGATTTCGACGAACGTGTTATCAACTGGATGGCCGACGAATTCCGTTCAGCTGAAAGCATTGATCTTCGCAAAGATCCCATGGCACTTCAACGTTTGAAGGATGCCGCTGAAAAGGCTAAAATCGAATTGTCCAGTTCCATGCAAACGCAAATTAATTTGCCGTATATTACTGCCGTAGACAGCATTCCGAAGCATCTCGATCTGACACTGACGCGTGCGAAATTCGAACAAATTTGCGACGATCTTATTCAGCGAACGATAGGGCCGGTTGAACAAGCAATGAAGGATGCCGGATTAAAATATTCTGAAATCGATGAAGTGATTTTAGTCGGGGGTTCTACTCGTACTCCGAAGATCCAGGAATTGGTACAAAAACTTTTTGGCAAAGAGCCGCATAAAGGTGTCAATCCGGATGAAGTAGTTGCAGTTGGCGCAGCCATTCAAGGTGCGGTTTTAGCAGGAGAAGTCAAGGACGTTCTCTTATTAGATGTAACACCGTTGTCATTAGGTATCGAAACTTTGGGCGGCGTATTTACAACGATGATTCCGCGTAACACAACCATTCCGACAAAAAAGAGTGAAATTTTCTCGACAGCGGCGGATAGTCAAACGGCCGTTACGATTCGTGTCGGACAAGGTGAACGGCAAATGTTTGCCGATAATCGCGAAATCGGACGATTTGAATTGATCGGCATTCCTCCGGCTCCGCGTGGCGTACCGCAAATTGAAGTGACGTTTGATATTGATGCCAACGGTATTTTACACGTGTTGGCCAAAGACAAGGCAACCGGAAAAGAACAGAGTATCCGGATCGAATCGTCTTCAGGTCTCAACAATGACGAAATTGAACGGATGGTTAATCAGGCGAAAGAACACGCGGAAGAAGACCGTAAACGTCGTGAAAAAATTGATGTCAAGAATCAGGCGGAAAATCTTGCTTATCAGACCGAGAAAAATATCAAAGAATTCGGCGATAAAGTTGATGCCGATTCCAAGAGCAAATTGGAAGGTGAAGTTCAGAAATTGAAAGATGCGATCGCTACGGACAATACTGATACCATCAAGGCAGCAACGGAATCGTTATCGAAGGTATGGAACGATGTTTCTGCGAAAATGTATCAAGCCGGTGCCGGCGCGCAGCAAGAACAGGCTACAGGCGGGAATGAAACCAATACTCAACAGGGACAAAAAGTCGAAGAAGCTGATTATGAAGTCGTTGATGACAAAGATAAAAAATAA
- a CDS encoding zinc ribbon domain-containing protein, protein MPTYDYKCPKGHEFEEFQSINSEPVANCPTCGEKASRIIGSGGGLMFKGSGFYITDYKNNNNGKKDSKKKPE, encoded by the coding sequence ATGCCGACGTACGACTATAAATGTCCGAAAGGGCACGAATTTGAGGAATTCCAAAGCATCAACTCAGAGCCCGTGGCAAATTGCCCGACGTGTGGCGAAAAAGCCTCACGAATTATTGGATCGGGCGGCGGCTTGATGTTTAAAGGAAGCGGATTCTACATCACCGATTACAAAAATAACAACAACGGGAAGAAAGACTCGAAAAAAAAACCTGAGTAA